In Chryseobacterium oranimense, a single window of DNA contains:
- a CDS encoding YtxH domain-containing protein codes for MSKNGKNTAGILAGLLAGAAAGVILGMLYAPEEGKETRKKIKDKAGDLKDQAKNKYGEVSEKVKDQYSNISSTFKETASSVAHTVKDGYDKYKDQIVSKTADVVKDVETELNDLKK; via the coding sequence ATGTCGAAAAACGGAAAAAATACAGCAGGTATATTGGCAGGACTTCTTGCAGGTGCTGCAGCAGGTGTAATCTTAGGAATGCTTTATGCACCTGAAGAAGGTAAAGAAACCAGAAAAAAAATCAAAGATAAAGCAGGAGACCTAAAAGACCAGGCTAAAAACAAGTATGGTGAAGTTTCTGAAAAAGTAAAAGACCAATACAGTAATATTTCTTCTACTTTCAAAGAAACAGCCAGCAGTGTAGCTCATACGGTAAAAGACGGATATGACAAATACAAAGACCAGATAGTTTCCAAAACTGCAGACGTAGTAAAAGATGTAGAAACGGAACTGAATGATCTTAAAAAATAA
- a CDS encoding phage holin family protein, with protein sequence MIETIKEYASKRIDLLKIEATEKSSLSAGLITYFVVLLVAFTFFIILFNFGIAFLIGKALDNTSYGFLIVAGFYVVVMAFIVAFKNKIVNMVADQVIKFLNH encoded by the coding sequence ATGATAGAGACTATTAAAGAATATGCATCAAAGAGAATAGACCTTCTGAAAATTGAAGCTACTGAAAAATCATCTCTTTCTGCAGGGCTCATTACCTACTTTGTAGTGCTGCTAGTTGCTTTTACTTTTTTTATTATCCTTTTCAATTTTGGAATAGCATTTCTTATCGGCAAGGCGCTGGATAATACATCTTACGGCTTCCTGATTGTTGCCGGCTTTTATGTAGTGGTAATGGCATTTATTGTTGCCTTTAAAAATAAGATTGTCAATATGGTAGCAGATCAGGTTATTAAATTTTTAAATCATTAA
- a CDS encoding phosphoribosyl-ATP pyrophosphatase: MGRKYDSIEELRRKKKLLKGEIEDLENLLTFKNTKESLSAFTNGLTDQYLQEKVDDDGDEKVVLRKDVIARQLTSEVKDMFINKQTAVGIASTALGGNVTDSLIKLGITALVGNYAKKNMKSPNWKKKLLGAAMIYLAPIALKYVRKKLEVYQKNKSVSSLEQLI; the protein is encoded by the coding sequence ATGGGCAGAAAATACGACAGCATCGAAGAGTTAAGAAGAAAGAAAAAACTGCTTAAAGGCGAAATTGAAGACCTGGAAAACCTTCTTACTTTTAAAAATACGAAAGAAAGCCTGAGCGCATTCACAAACGGTCTTACCGACCAGTATCTTCAGGAAAAAGTAGATGACGACGGTGATGAGAAAGTAGTTCTCCGAAAAGATGTTATTGCCAGACAGCTTACCTCCGAGGTAAAAGATATGTTCATCAATAAACAAACGGCTGTGGGAATTGCAAGTACTGCATTAGGCGGGAATGTCACGGATAGCCTTATAAAGCTTGGAATCACGGCTTTGGTGGGCAACTATGCTAAAAAGAATATGAAAAGCCCCAACTGGAAGAAAAAACTTCTGGGTGCGGCCATGATCTACCTCGCTCCTATTGCCCTTAAATATGTGAGAAAGAAACTTGAAGTATACCAGAAAAACAAAAGCGTTTCGAGTCTGGAGCAGCTTATATAA
- a CDS encoding TrmH family RNA methyltransferase has translation MLTAHTIKILQSLDKKKFRQKYNLFLVEGNKIICELSESKFKVKEIFSTDPQKLDRTDAPVIQITENELKKISFLKTPKDSVAVCYLPEEGKKEEKDIQLVLDGIQDPGNLGTIIRLADWFGIEQIICSEDTVDVYNPKVIQATMGSFTRVNIIYTDLVEYLLTTENINIGTDMEGENIYTFEKPGKLNLILGNEGNGMRPETEKLLQKCITIPRFGKSQSTESLNVSMAAGIILGQLFSK, from the coding sequence ATGCTTACAGCTCATACAATAAAAATTTTACAGTCTTTAGATAAAAAGAAGTTCAGACAAAAATACAATTTGTTTTTGGTTGAAGGTAATAAAATCATTTGTGAACTTTCTGAATCTAAATTTAAAGTTAAAGAAATATTTTCTACCGATCCGCAAAAATTGGACCGGACAGATGCACCCGTTATCCAGATCACTGAAAATGAGCTGAAAAAAATCAGTTTCCTTAAAACGCCTAAAGATTCTGTAGCAGTTTGTTACCTCCCTGAAGAAGGAAAAAAAGAGGAGAAGGATATTCAGCTGGTTCTTGACGGGATCCAGGATCCGGGCAACCTCGGTACGATTATACGGTTGGCCGACTGGTTTGGAATAGAACAGATCATCTGCAGCGAAGATACTGTAGATGTTTACAATCCTAAAGTAATCCAGGCTACAATGGGTTCTTTCACAAGAGTAAACATTATTTATACTGATCTTGTGGAATATCTTTTAACAACGGAGAATATAAACATCGGAACGGATATGGAAGGGGAAAATATATATACTTTTGAAAAGCCGGGAAAACTTAATCTTATCCTTGGTAACGAGGGAAACGGAATGAGACCGGAAACGGAGAAGCTGCTTCAAAAATGCATTACAATCCCAAGGTTCGGAAAATCCCAGTCAACAGAAAGTCTGAATGTTTCTATGGCAGCAGGAATTATACTTGGGCAATTGTTTTCTAAATAG